One Oncorhynchus keta strain PuntledgeMale-10-30-2019 chromosome 34, Oket_V2, whole genome shotgun sequence genomic window, tggCCTAGTTACAATTTttacttaaatcgtcttgaaaatgtatggcaagacttgaacatGTGTGTCTAATAATgatcaaccaacttgacagagctagaagaataaaataaaaaaatcatgtgcaaatattgtacaatccaggtgttcaAAGCTCTTAAAATCTtagccagaaagactcacaactgtaatcactgccaaatgtgattctaacatgtattgactcaggggtgtaaatacttatttaatcttttttttttacatttgtactTACCTAAATGAGATATTGCTGTTTTCGtattcaatacatttgctaagaTTCCTAAAAACATGCTTTCACCTTATTGTTATGGGTATTGTGAAGATAGGTGAGAAAATATATTGAattaattttgaattcaggtaacaacaaaatgtggaataagtctaggggtatgaatactttctgaaggcactgcaccTATGTATCATTCATCCTTCCTTCTTCACTAATTTATTTCTTTTTAACCCAAATATTCACCTTCCTATTCACTCAAgagtgttctttctctctctcactcactcacctggCTCTGCGTTTGCAGACCCGTCTGTCATAGTCTGCCTCTTCGTAGTATAGCTCGTTATGAGATGTGTTTTTGTGCCTGGCTGCTGCAGAGATCATGGTCCGAGACTTGCCCCCCACCGCCAGTCCCCCCGACCCCTCTGCCGGCTCCGCCGGGTTCCCTGGGCCTATGAACAGGAATCACAGAGGCATGATGGGAAGGTCACTGTGGCCCAATCAGCATATCAACAGCAACCCGGGGAAAACACAGATCTCAGTGAGGATTCTAAATCTAAAAATCTGATGAGAAATATTCAGTCTGGTAGTTACAGCTGACTATGTGGTTTAGCCATCTGCCAAATGACAACAGATTTAGCCAAAGTTGAAACTAACATCTGGCTACCAGGCGAGTAAATATTCATCAAATAAAAGACAATACCAGTTTGATCATATTCACATCTTTCTATGGTGAATACCAATAACTAACCCAGAAGTAGTAAAAGCATAAGTTATACTTCCTGGggggtctgctaaatgacttaaatgtaaatatgaaTATGGAGTAGTGGAATCTGGTCCATATTCACGAGGGATATGTGGATATGAGGGGAGTTCAGTACAGTAATCCCGGCAGATACAGGTCAGGAGAGATTAAGCAATGAATCATTAACACCAaggtgtgtactgtatgtatgtgtgtgtgtgtgtgtgtgtgtgtgtgtgtgtgtgtgtgtgtgtgtgtgtgtgtgtgtgtgtgtgtgtgtgtgtgtgtgtgtgtgtgtgtgtgtgtgtgtgtgtgtgtgtgtgtgtgttgtgtgtgttgtttgtgtttgtgtgtgtgtgtgtgtgtgtgtgtgcgtgcatgcgtgcgtgtgtgtgtgcgtgcctgtgtgtgtgtgtgtgtgtgtgcgcacgcatgTGTAAGGCTGAAAGCTACTGTGATGAATTATTGAAAGGCAGAAATGCCAAACCTCTgaagccctccctccctcccatttcaTACTTTGACaaggggagggtgggagggttCTGTGAGGAACCGTACCAGCATACTCCTCTACCAAACTCCATAGAGAAAACCCATAAAATCTGCACTGAGTTGGGAAGGCCCAAGTACTCCGTCGGCAGTCGGTGCCTGTGTAGAATATCTGGTGAATGAAAGGGGGGGTTAGATTggtatgtatttgtgtgtgaaGGTGTCGAAGCAGTGCAAACATTGTGGGTGAGGGAAGGGAAGTGATGAATGAGGTTAGTAATGTACACTAGGTTAGTAAAGTAAACTTGTAAAAAGTGTGAGGACACACAGAAGAGATTATTACCCAGCTTTACTTACTGTCATTGTCCAAAAGGTAAGCTCTCAGTTTAGCTTTAAATGTTGCTTAGGGTGGCATGGGAAGGTATACGGAGAGACAGCATCACAACGAAGCACAAACATGGACAAATATGGTGGATAGACAGCTGACAGATGGAGAgacgagagagcgagaaagagttTCACTTTATGATGCAGTTACAAAGAGGAAAAGAGATGATTGGAAGGTGGACGACACGTACAGGGAGACAAATCCAATGTAACCATTGAAGAACCACTGAATCTGTAGCTATACTAACCATCCACGGAGTAGACCTTGAGGCCAGCCAGGTGCTTGGCGGCACGGTGCTTGGAGGCGGAGAGAAGGGCGGGGTTATGAAGAGGAAAGTCTCTGTAGTAGAACTCTAGCAGAGACAGAGCTGCCCTCTGAATactgacacagacagagacagagggagagagagaaaaaaaagcaaAAGAGgggcaagagagggagagcgagagggggagggagggagagaacgatgggagagagaggggcagagggagggagagaacgatgggagagagaggggcagagggagggagagaacgatgggagagagaggggcagagggagggagagaacgatgggagagcgagaggggcagagggagggagagaatgatgggagagagagaggggcagagggagggagagaacgatgggagagagagaggggcagagggagggagagaacgatgggagagagagaggggcagagggaggtagagaacgatgggagagagagaggggcagagggagggagagaacgatgggagagagagaggggcagagggagggagagaacgatgggagagagagaggggcagagggagggagagcgagaggggcagaaggagggagagaacgatgggagagagagaggggcagagggagggagagaacgatgggagagagacaggggcagagggagggagagaacgatgggagagagagaggggcagagggagggagagcgagaggggcagagggagggagagaacgatgggagagagagaggggcagagggagggagagaacgatgggagagagagaggggcagagggagggagagaacgatgggagagagagaggggcagagggagggagataacgatgggagagagagaggggcagagggagggagagaacgatgggagagagagacgggcagagggagggagagaacgatgggagagagagaggggcagagggagggagataacgatgggagagagagaggggaagagggagggagagaacgatgggagagagagatagggtaaGAAAAAAGGCCATAAAGTAGTAGGAGGTAGAGGAAACAGATGGATGTATTATAAAAGAAGGTCGGAAATGAAGTCCATTATTGTCCCTGCTGATTTGATTCACCTGATAAAATAGCTCTTACTGAGCAGCATGCCTCATATCTACACTACTCCCCCAGACCAGACTACTGCAGACCAGGGCCACGTTATACAGCGTTCCCTGCTTTAAACTGTCCTCCAGCCTCAGGCCTTTCTACAGGAGATCAGTCAGTATCAGACAGAGAGGCTAGAGGTGAGGCAGCATAGAGAGACAGAACCATGCATATACTGTATCAATGTCAAGTCTACGTTCACTTAGCTAACCTTTCTGCAAGGGATCAGCACGGTTATTGAAATATCTGAATGGACGTTAGTATTCCAATACTTGTGTGAGTATTAATTGTTGCGAGCATAACAAATTACAGGCCTACCTTAACAATGAAAACGCCTTTACTAAATGAAATGTAAATATCCATGTGACATTGTTACATACAAGAATATACAATGACATTTCAAATGATTAATTTAATAAAACAAAGTGCACAGTGCTCCAGTAGCCTTCATGTCTGTAGCTTTTTGTTTATGTTGGCCAATCAAAGCGTCAGAGAGGCTCAATGTGTAGTGAGAGTTCACTAATGCAATGCAAGATGGAATAAAATCACAGAATTAAAAGTTAGCGAAATGAgaaggagtaggctacaatgagcaaccaacaggtaggctgtttTATCTGAATGGGGTTGGGGAGAAGCTTAGCATGTGGCCTCAATTAGCCTGGTTAGCTATAGTTGGCTAGCTTAGCTTAAAAGCTTCTCTAGGCCACTCTTGTCAAGACAGACACTGTTATATGGGATGATAAATAACGTTGTGGCTGCTACAAGTTAGCTAGTCTTGGTTGGAGCAGAGTTTCCTTGGGGTCGCTCACTCCATCTGCTTTTTTAATATCCAACAAAAATGTATGATACCATTCGAATAGTGATTTTCCTGCCCATAGTGTGgaaatacacagtaccagtcaaaagtttggacacctactcattccagggtttacctttattttttactattttctacattgtagaataatagtgaagacatcaaaacgatgaaataacacatatggaatcatgtcgtaaccaagaaagtgttaaacaaatcaaaatgtattttatatttgagattcttcaaagtagctatcCTTCGCCTTAATGACAACTTttcacacttggcattctctcaaccagcttcatgagaagtcacctggaatgcatttaaattaacaggtgtgccttgttaaaagttaatttgtggaacttattttcttcttaatgcatttCAGCCAATCAATTGCgctgtgacaaggtaagggtggtacacagaagccctatttggtaaaagactaagtccatattatggcaagaacagctcaaataagcaaagagaaacaacagtccatcattactttaaggcatgatggtcagtcaatctggaaaatgtaaaGTTTcatttaaagtttcttcaagtgcaatcgtAAAAACCATTAAgcactgtgatgaaactggctctcatgatgatcgcaggaaaggaagacccagagttacctcagtggcagaggataagttcattagagttaccagcctcagaaattgcagcccaaataaatgcttcacagacatcaagtaacagacacatctcaacatcaacagttcagaggagactaAGTGAGAGGCCTTCAtgttcaaattgctgcaaagaaaccactactaaaggacaccaataagaagagacttgcttgggccaagaaatacaagtaaaagacattagactggtggaaatctgtccttttgaatttgatgttattttaaatgggcaaaaaaaatgattttctttcaaaaacaaggaaaggacatttataagtgaccctaaacttttgaacagtagtgtacatatgaatatatggatgagcaatgacagagcggcataggcaagacgcaatagatggtataaaatagaGAATAtacatatatgttatttcatagttttgatgtctttactattattctacaatgcagaaaattgtaaaaaatgagtaggtgtgtccaaacttttaactgctCCTGTACATAAATACAgaaaaatcatgtttttgattgcGCTGGGCCTTTAAACCATATGCTTTTGATAAGAGAGACAGCTCTGGGTTGAAGTTCTCCTAAGGCACAGATCTACGATCAGTTTACTAGCCATAAATCCTAGCCTGAACAGTTCCGACTGTAGATCAGTATCTGGAAGGTAAGTTCATCATACTGCATCATAGCCCCTCTTTCTCAGGCCCAGCCCACCTAATTACCAGAATAGCACCCTAGAGCAAAAGGACTGGACTGGAGCATTCTGGGTGATTTAGTAACTAAATTACTGCTACGCTTCCCCCTGAACACGAGTCTCCAATTACCCACAGTTCAACAGGGCAGTcgggtgtgggtgtgtgcgttGGGGTGGGGGCATTCTAAAGGCATTCTCTAATAGTCTGATTTTCTGTAAACATTTCTGCTATCTGAGTGATCAGCTGACTGGCTTTTGTTTACTGGCATCAGTGGACACAACATGGTTTCTCAATTCATCTGGGCCACACCATTCAGTTCCCTCCTTGTTGTATACAGACTGAGTTCAAGCAGAATGAACATTTTGGTCTGACCTTAATGTGAATAAAGTGATCTTCATCTTCATATTGCTGGTAGAAGAATGACGTCACTACGGTCAGCAGCAACATTTTAGCAAGAGATTGTTGTGTGTATTACCTGAGCTGTCCCAGGTTGTAGCAGCTTGTCTCCCCATCAGTGGAGCGTATAACACACAGGCTGTAGCAGGGCTGGATCTGTCTGATCTCCAGCAGCACGATGGCCAGGTAGTGGACAAACAGCAGAGAGTCCACCAGAGACACAGCAAACTGGACGATACCTTGGTAGTCCTCATCCTGGAGAATAACACaggatcaacacacacacacacacacacacacacacacacacacacacacacacacacacacacacacacacacacacacacacacacacacacacacacacacacacacacacacacacacacacacacacacaattatgaaGCATACACACCTGTGAGTCGAGGATGCGGACCCCATAGAACAGCCAGTAGGAGAGTGTGAGCAGCAGCGTGAGCGTGGCCAGGAGGGCtcgatacacacacactctgggcaGGCTGGCACTGGCCTGGCGCAGGAAGATAGCCCATACAGCAAGCAGGAGAATGAGGAGTTTACAGgacacagagaggaagaggcccTCACAGGCAGAGCCACAGGCCTGCAGCCTGGCTGGCCACAACACTGCCGGGAGGACCAGGAAGGCCAGGGGGGTGGCCAGGACCACTAGCCCCACACAGATGCCCAGAATCAGGGGAGTGTAGAGCCGAAAGCCCTGCCTCTGGCCGTCGTCCGGTACCTTCCACAGACCAACCACCTCCTCCTGGGATAGACTGAGGTCTGAGGTGCCGGTCACCGCCGTGGTGGTCTCCCCCCAGTTATCATcctgagagagggggggagagagatgaaagaaagaaagaaagaaagaaagaaagaaagaaagaaagaaagaaagaaagaaagaaagaaagaaagaaagaaagaaagaaagaaagaaagaaagaaagaaaagagagagaggaggacagcaggagagaggagagattaaaATATATTAAAACTTAGCATAAGGTTGATCATCTCTGACTGATAGATAAGATAAGATAGAAAAGGACAGAAATACTCTGTGGAAGGGATGGTATGTGAGAGACAAGCCCAagtgacaaacacacactggtAGACATTCTGGTGTGATTCCAGTCTCTGTCCCTTGTACATACAAGCCAGACAGATTGGAGACACACTGACTAAATCCTTTGAGGTTTATTGCAAACATCCCATCCATCATCCCATTAAAAGCGGCCTTTGGTTTCCTGGAGTTCTGTGTTACTGTGACAGGCTTTCAGCTCCCCACTGATCCACATAGGATGACATTGACAGTACACAGTCAGACTGCTCATAATGACCAGGTAGGGATGACACACGCACACGGCTGATGTTATTCAGGCCTATCATTGCAAATTAGAGTCAAATCTCGTCTCCCAGCTCAGGATACAGTTTATAATAAATGTGCCTGAGGAGGAAAGAGCACAGTGAGACACTGATTAAAATACCTGTCTGCTGAAGAGAGCATTTCTCTGTCGATTATTCAGCTATGTATTTCTCTGTTCATTTTCTCCCTTACTCACTCTTTCTGTGCCTGCTGCATGGAGCTTTGTTCTCTCAATGTCTGTCAGGTAAGGAACTGggaacagagtgtgtgtgtctgtgaattTGAATACCGCAGCCCCTCTTCTTGTGTCAGCACACACACAATTAGCAAACACTAACCCACACGACACCCCTAAAACGTCATCCCTTGCCAGATGGACACACCACCTGACATGCCATTAGGAAATtacactgggagagagagggagagaaatagggggagagagaaaaagcagCTTTATATATAACCCTCTATGGTGGGTTATAAAGCTGCACATCA contains:
- the LOC118366796 gene encoding vang-like protein 1; translation: MSTKGHLQTTPLITLLHDTLRPPSDPWPIAAMDTESIQSVYSSHSNRSNRHGEQSRRERRKLSSKDSSRSERSVINTPDGLTQASPTHNNEPLLKDPISVTVDEAPSLQDDNWGETTTAVTGTSDLSLSQEEVVGLWKVPDDGQRQGFRLYTPLILGICVGLVVLATPLAFLVLPAVLWPARLQACGSACEGLFLSVSCKLLILLLAVWAIFLRQASASLPRVCVYRALLATLTLLLTLSYWLFYGVRILDSQDEDYQGIVQFAVSLVDSLLFVHYLAIVLLEIRQIQPCYSLCVIRSTDGETSCYNLGQLSIQRAALSLLEFYYRDFPLHNPALLSASKHRAAKHLAGLKVYSVDGPGNPAEPAEGSGGLAVGGKSRTMISAAARHKNTSHNELYYEEADYDRRVCKRRARLVVAVEEAFMHVRRMHQEEQKVSPGDVMDVREAASAIFPSMARSLQKYLRTTRRQHCHSMDSIQRHLAFCLTHNMSPKAFLEAYLSPGPTLQYGQERWMADQWTLVSEAAVTSGLKEGMVFSLRCLDFSLVVTVKSIPYIRMTEEYVDPKSHKFTLCLQSETSV